In one window of Methanolobus mangrovi DNA:
- a CDS encoding diphthine--ammonia ligase codes for MCSITGFFNNGNAMEHTLQALEITKNRGLDGIGVCTESELYRAENINSLELDSSISEKNVLGHRLHSMVNFVLQPIVYNGKIVANCEIYNWKELAEKYSLEAENDTDLLIKLIEKQLFDADNNSGSTSDIMQTIDGILREVIGVYALAYWLDGNVYLARDIVGLKPLWYSLSDGFAFASEKKALAISGYADIKELNPREMFAYNIKTGSLEKYNREFFSITPLHEGSITEVEEQMRKLLENAVSIRMPDEKFGILFSGGLDSTIIACMCKMMGKKPGIDFTCYTAGLSEVQLPPDVEYSRMMAEELGLDLKVKSIGLDEVETYLKDVVPLVEDTNVPKVGVALTMYAACVAAKEDGIRVMFSGSGADEVFAGYDRHKRSTDISRDCYADVLKIYEKNTYRDDVVSMNNNIELRVPYLDKRFVDYSLKIPPEYKINDEQNKLILRLLADELGIPAQVSQRKKQAAQYGSRFDKAIGKLAKKAGCKTKTDYLKQFYDQPNLKLGVLFSSGKDSNYAMHIMQQQNYSIECLITIKSQNLDSYMFHTPNIDLARLQAEAMGMPLIEELTMGEKEKEIDDMKNAIIRAKNEYGIEGIVTGALYSNYQRERIEKVCDELGLKAFSPLWHIDQEKEMYQLLDIGFEFIFSSVAAYGLDKSWVGRIIGEKDIEKLVKLNEKIGLNVAGEGGEFESFVTDGPMYHKKIEIREMEVIERDEYTAKVVITNAVLVDKE; via the coding sequence ATGTGCTCAATTACAGGTTTTTTTAATAACGGCAATGCAATGGAACATACCTTGCAAGCTCTGGAAATAACAAAGAACAGAGGACTGGACGGTATAGGGGTTTGTACTGAGAGCGAACTTTACCGTGCAGAGAATATCAATTCCCTTGAACTTGACTCCAGTATCTCTGAGAAGAATGTTCTGGGACATCGACTTCACTCAATGGTCAATTTCGTGCTTCAGCCAATTGTTTATAATGGAAAGATCGTTGCGAACTGCGAGATATACAACTGGAAAGAACTCGCTGAAAAATATAGCCTTGAAGCAGAGAATGATACAGATCTACTGATAAAACTAATCGAGAAACAGTTATTTGATGCAGATAATAACTCAGGTTCCACATCTGACATTATGCAGACAATTGACGGGATATTACGCGAGGTCATAGGAGTATATGCGCTTGCATACTGGCTGGATGGTAATGTTTACCTCGCAAGGGATATCGTAGGTCTCAAACCACTCTGGTATAGTCTCTCCGATGGTTTCGCCTTTGCATCTGAAAAGAAAGCACTTGCAATATCCGGATATGCAGATATAAAGGAACTCAATCCCAGGGAAATGTTTGCCTACAACATCAAAACAGGCAGCCTGGAAAAATACAACCGGGAATTCTTTTCCATAACACCACTGCATGAAGGCAGCATCACAGAAGTAGAAGAACAGATGAGAAAACTACTGGAAAATGCTGTTTCCATACGCATGCCTGATGAAAAATTCGGCATTCTCTTTTCCGGCGGGCTGGATTCCACTATCATTGCATGTATGTGTAAAATGATGGGCAAAAAACCAGGAATTGATTTTACCTGTTACACCGCAGGCCTCTCCGAAGTACAGCTTCCTCCTGATGTGGAATACTCCCGGATGATGGCAGAAGAACTTGGACTTGACCTGAAGGTCAAAAGCATCGGACTGGATGAGGTTGAAACCTATCTCAAAGATGTGGTCCCGCTTGTTGAAGATACCAATGTACCAAAGGTTGGAGTTGCACTGACCATGTACGCAGCATGTGTAGCTGCAAAGGAAGATGGTATCAGGGTCATGTTCTCCGGATCAGGAGCCGATGAGGTATTTGCAGGCTATGACCGTCACAAGCGGTCCACCGACATAAGCAGGGATTGCTATGCAGATGTACTGAAGATATATGAGAAGAATACTTACCGTGATGATGTTGTTTCCATGAACAACAACATTGAGTTACGTGTACCATATCTTGACAAGAGATTCGTGGATTATTCTCTCAAGATTCCACCGGAATACAAGATCAATGACGAGCAGAACAAACTCATTTTACGTCTGCTTGCCGATGAACTTGGAATTCCTGCCCAGGTCAGCCAGCGTAAAAAACAGGCTGCTCAATATGGAAGTCGTTTTGACAAGGCCATCGGCAAACTCGCAAAGAAAGCCGGATGCAAGACAAAGACAGATTACCTGAAGCAATTCTACGACCAGCCAAACCTCAAATTAGGCGTGCTTTTCAGTTCAGGAAAGGACAGTAACTATGCCATGCACATAATGCAGCAGCAGAATTATTCCATCGAGTGCCTCATCACGATCAAGAGCCAGAACCTTGACTCATACATGTTCCACACTCCTAATATCGATCTTGCACGCCTTCAGGCAGAAGCCATGGGAATGCCACTAATTGAAGAGTTAACAATGGGCGAGAAAGAGAAGGAAATCGATGACATGAAGAATGCCATCATTCGTGCCAAAAATGAGTATGGGATTGAAGGAATCGTCACTGGTGCCCTGTATTCCAATTACCAGCGTGAGAGAATAGAAAAGGTATGTGACGAACTCGGTCTGAAGGCTTTCTCACCCCTTTGGCACATCGACCAGGAAAAAGAGATGTACCAACTTTTAGATATCGGCTTTGAGTTCATCTTCAGTAGTGTGGCCGCATACGGTCTTGACAAAAGCTGGGTAGGACGAATTATCGGAGAAAAGGACATCGAAAAACTTGTCAAACTCAATGAGAAAATCGGACTTAATGTCGCTGGCGAAGGCGGTGAGTTCGAAAGTTTTGTAACTGACGGACCGATGTATCACAAAAAAATAGAGATAAGGGAAATGGAAGTTATCGAGAGGGACGAATACACAGCAAAGGTAGTTATCACCAATGCAGTGCTCGTGGACAAGGAGTGA
- a CDS encoding phenylacetate--CoA ligase family protein — protein MCNCHDNNSREFAGNKNNTAEDRNLCDYDISVEKRTSSLIDLLRRVTEGSPFYQKKFAEAGVDINEVKTLEDISKLPLTTKEELRDAYPLGLQAVPDEDIVRIHSSSGTTGSPVIIPYTKQDVEVWADMMMRCYKMAGLTNTDRIQITPGYGLWTAGIGFQAGAELLGAMAVPMGPGNTEKQLQMMLDLKSTALASTSSYALLLAEEITKRGLKDKINLKVGIIGSERWSPKMRARIENELGIDTYDIFGLTEIYGPGIALDCLLHDGLHYWSDHLLFEIIDPVTGETLPDGTLGELVITTLTKEGAPLIRYRTRDLTRIFPDPCKCRCPFPRIDRLLGRTDDRIKIKGVNVYPGQIEDVILRVEGVSSEYQIILERESGRDSMLFRVEIENADDPENNKLRSKQMNKAFHDFIGVSVDVECVPVGALPRSEKKSKRVIDNREM, from the coding sequence ATGTGTAATTGTCACGATAACAACAGCCGGGAGTTTGCAGGGAATAAAAATAATACTGCAGAGGACAGGAATCTCTGTGATTATGATATATCCGTGGAAAAGAGAACTTCAAGTCTCATCGATCTTCTGAGAAGAGTTACAGAAGGCAGTCCGTTTTATCAGAAAAAGTTTGCAGAAGCAGGCGTGGATATCAATGAAGTAAAAACGCTTGAAGATATCAGTAAATTACCTTTAACGACAAAAGAGGAACTCAGGGATGCCTATCCCCTGGGACTTCAGGCTGTGCCGGACGAGGATATCGTGAGGATACACTCGTCTTCAGGAACCACCGGAAGCCCGGTTATCATTCCATACACAAAGCAAGATGTGGAAGTATGGGCTGATATGATGATGCGTTGCTATAAGATGGCAGGGCTCACGAATACCGACAGGATACAGATCACCCCCGGGTATGGTTTATGGACCGCAGGCATCGGATTCCAGGCAGGTGCGGAACTTCTTGGTGCAATGGCCGTTCCAATGGGGCCCGGAAATACCGAGAAACAGCTCCAGATGATGCTCGACCTTAAGTCAACGGCACTTGCAAGTACATCCTCCTATGCCCTCCTGCTTGCGGAAGAAATCACAAAAAGGGGACTAAAGGATAAAATTAACCTGAAGGTCGGTATAATCGGCTCAGAACGCTGGAGCCCGAAGATGAGGGCACGGATCGAGAATGAACTGGGAATAGATACCTATGATATTTTTGGTCTGACCGAGATATATGGTCCCGGTATTGCTCTTGACTGCTTGCTGCATGATGGTCTTCATTACTGGTCGGACCACCTGCTCTTTGAGATCATAGACCCTGTAACCGGAGAAACTTTGCCGGATGGGACACTCGGTGAGCTGGTGATAACCACGCTTACAAAAGAGGGTGCACCACTCATACGCTACAGGACGAGGGATCTGACGCGTATATTCCCTGATCCATGTAAGTGTAGATGTCCTTTTCCACGTATCGATCGCCTGCTTGGTCGTACAGATGACCGCATTAAGATCAAAGGCGTGAATGTTTACCCCGGACAGATAGAGGATGTCATCCTGAGGGTGGAAGGTGTGAGCAGTGAGTATCAGATAATCCTTGAAAGGGAATCCGGAAGGGATAGTATGCTCTTCAGGGTCGAGATAGAGAATGCCGATGATCCTGAAAATAACAAGCTGAGGTCAAAACAGATGAACAAGGCTTTCCATGATTTTATCGGCGTAAGCGTTGATGTGGAATGCGTTCCTGTGGGAGCATTACCACGTAGTGAAAAGAAGAGTAAGAGGGTTATAGATAACAGGGAGATGTGA
- a CDS encoding indolepyruvate oxidoreductase subunit beta, with product MKFDILIAGVGGQGVVLASRLLATAAMDAGFHVATAETIGMAQREGSVTSHVRIGDDVCGSLIPQGKADLLIGLEPAETARNLLFLGKDGNMVVNEHAIMPSTQGCDEYDPEMILDFLKSSCPGTITADFTELAKDAGTYKAANVAMIAAAAGAGLLPFSTEYLWGVLEKMIPEKYRDVNRRVFDRAIESVSGNNRKVINKD from the coding sequence ATGAAATTCGATATTCTCATTGCAGGTGTCGGTGGCCAGGGTGTAGTGCTGGCTTCCCGTTTGCTTGCAACAGCAGCAATGGACGCAGGTTTCCATGTGGCTACGGCTGAGACCATAGGAATGGCACAGAGGGAAGGGTCTGTAACCAGTCATGTAAGGATTGGTGATGATGTATGCGGTTCACTTATTCCTCAGGGAAAGGCAGACCTGCTTATCGGCCTTGAGCCAGCAGAAACTGCAAGGAACCTTCTTTTCCTCGGAAAGGACGGCAACATGGTTGTCAATGAACATGCCATAATGCCTTCCACACAGGGTTGTGATGAATACGACCCGGAGATGATACTGGATTTCCTGAAGAGCAGTTGTCCGGGAACCATCACTGCTGATTTTACTGAACTTGCAAAGGATGCGGGTACCTATAAAGCGGCTAATGTTGCCATGATAGCAGCTGCAGCAGGTGCTGGTCTTTTGCCATTCTCCACAGAATATCTGTGGGGTGTGCTTGAGAAAATGATTCCTGAAAAGTACAGGGATGTTAATCGCAGGGTATTTGACAGGGCTATTGAAAGTGTTTCAGGGAATAACCGCAAGGTGATTAATAAGGATTGA
- the iorA gene encoding indolepyruvate ferredoxin oxidoreductase subunit alpha, whose amino-acid sequence MTLTGKRILMGNEAIAFGAMKAGLQIASGYPGTPSSEVMETIISHAKEYGIYAEWATNEKVALETAVGAAYSGANAIVTMKQVGLNVASDPLMSLSYIGVKGSLVILVSDDPGPHSSQTEQDTRAFGHFSNIPVLDPSTPQEAYDMAKLAFKLSHELETPVILRTTTRVSHGCADVIIEDIDPVPRDIEGFVKDTRWTIFPKLTAQRHPLLEELQVKMSDRFSEYFTDNSFNSITKGSSNIGIAASGVSSLYVQEAIKDHPGTFSFFKTATAYPFPEKAALDFMKGISDLIVVEELDPYMEEQFLQIAGRHHLTINIHGKKDGSFSFSGEYDVDVVIDGINRALDKTGSKTCRFSHSIAAIKAEDIPSLPIRAPTLCAGCMHRTVFYGFKKAAAKMRSKTGVDSVFSGDIGCYTLGNARPLNMVNTCLCMGAGISIAAGLSHTQEFGNGLNAKQVAFIGDSTFFHSGIAAVVSAVYNNANITIAVLDNRTTAMTGHQPHPGIGITAMGSPAKMIDIAEVLKSCGVGMVKTIEADDLDKCMDIATEAMKFEGPSAVVFKGKCVAICKGTGQYIVDEDKCTGCKLCISQLGCPAIFSIPSGLPVIQDTCSGCGLCAQICPSDAIVLKEVSQ is encoded by the coding sequence ATGACATTGACCGGTAAACGTATATTAATGGGTAACGAAGCCATTGCTTTTGGAGCTATGAAGGCTGGTCTTCAGATCGCAAGTGGATATCCTGGGACACCATCAAGTGAGGTCATGGAGACTATCATTTCACATGCAAAGGAATATGGTATCTATGCTGAATGGGCCACAAATGAAAAAGTAGCACTTGAAACTGCAGTAGGTGCAGCATATTCGGGTGCAAATGCCATAGTCACCATGAAACAGGTAGGTCTTAACGTGGCTTCCGATCCTCTTATGAGCCTTTCCTACATAGGGGTGAAAGGTTCACTTGTCATCCTTGTTTCTGATGATCCGGGTCCGCATTCATCCCAGACAGAGCAGGATACACGGGCATTCGGGCATTTTTCTAATATTCCTGTACTTGATCCTTCAACTCCGCAGGAAGCCTATGACATGGCAAAATTAGCCTTTAAGTTATCACATGAACTGGAAACTCCTGTAATACTGAGGACCACCACAAGGGTTTCCCATGGTTGTGCAGATGTTATCATAGAAGATATTGACCCGGTTCCCAGGGACATTGAGGGATTTGTGAAAGATACAAGGTGGACCATCTTCCCAAAACTGACGGCCCAGCGTCATCCGCTTCTGGAAGAGCTACAGGTTAAAATGTCTGACCGTTTTTCAGAGTACTTTACCGATAATTCATTTAATTCTATCACAAAGGGAAGCAGCAATATAGGAATTGCAGCATCCGGTGTTTCAAGCCTTTACGTCCAGGAGGCAATAAAGGATCATCCCGGAACATTCTCCTTTTTTAAGACTGCCACCGCTTACCCATTTCCCGAAAAAGCAGCTCTTGATTTTATGAAAGGGATATCTGACCTGATAGTTGTGGAGGAGCTGGACCCTTACATGGAAGAACAGTTCCTGCAAATAGCAGGCAGACACCACCTAACTATCAATATTCATGGAAAGAAAGATGGATCCTTCTCTTTCAGTGGTGAGTATGATGTAGATGTTGTCATAGACGGCATCAACCGTGCACTTGACAAAACAGGCAGTAAGACCTGTCGTTTTTCCCATTCGATTGCAGCCATAAAAGCAGAAGATATTCCGTCACTTCCCATTCGGGCTCCAACTTTGTGTGCAGGTTGCATGCATCGGACAGTATTCTACGGCTTCAAGAAGGCTGCCGCTAAAATGAGATCAAAAACCGGTGTTGATTCAGTATTCTCCGGTGACATAGGATGTTATACACTTGGAAATGCCCGTCCTCTGAACATGGTTAACACCTGTCTGTGTATGGGCGCCGGCATAAGTATTGCAGCCGGTCTTTCACATACACAGGAATTCGGCAATGGTCTGAATGCAAAACAGGTGGCTTTTATCGGTGATTCCACATTCTTCCATTCTGGTATCGCTGCTGTTGTCAGTGCTGTCTATAACAATGCGAACATAACAATTGCAGTCCTCGATAACCGTACAACTGCAATGACGGGACATCAGCCTCATCCCGGTATAGGTATAACTGCCATGGGCTCCCCTGCAAAGATGATCGATATTGCAGAGGTCCTTAAAAGCTGTGGGGTCGGAATGGTAAAGACCATTGAAGCTGATGATCTTGACAAGTGCATGGATATAGCCACAGAAGCAATGAAGTTTGAAGGTCCGTCTGCTGTGGTGTTCAAAGGCAAATGTGTTGCCATATGCAAGGGAACAGGGCAGTATATCGTTGATGAGGACAAATGTACCGGCTGCAAACTGTGTATCAGCCAGCTTGGATGTCCTGCAATATTCTCAATACCCTCAGGACTTCCGGTAATTCAGGATACATGCAGTGGGTGTGGCCTGTGCGCACAGATATGTCCGTCAGATGCCATTGTACTGAAGGAGGTTTCACAATGA
- a CDS encoding sodium:solute symporter family protein produces the protein MLNQLLLALYVIGILLLSLKLKQGTFSGFVISDRNITHPAVIGIAYMAAYFSAASFLGGGGYGLVAGLPWVIWAVFFHVAFACIAFLVAPKIWAASQQYDAKTVPQLLERRYNSQKGKVLLAAIMLLMYTVYLVAIFKGCANLFQGLLGVTYVQGLIIAVIIVALYYVIGGLPAILWISFLQGLIMIVGAVFLYGGLISSGNGMTAIWDAIPANMLSMSGAMVPWQKTFGTAFAISLGLLALPDLLIMLFSAKDKKVVRFAGIYGPISITIYALCIFSLGILAYGAFSQEQLAPYIANPDGLVPFLATSLLPTGFDSIVLLAAISAAMSTMSAIVLVTTTSLTSDILKYFKPETTDDKILKITRIVGVVIIIVSAFFAIDVPQLIVPLVSASMGVIACCVFVPLFFGLYWKRGTSTGFIASLIASFGSIVLWQLFGNPLIHPVFIGLICGTVAYLGGSLASSAPATGTDN, from the coding sequence ATGCTTAATCAACTACTTCTGGCACTATATGTTATCGGGATCCTGCTGTTGTCGTTAAAACTTAAACAGGGAACATTTTCTGGATTTGTGATCTCAGACCGCAATATCACACACCCTGCTGTCATAGGCATCGCATACATGGCAGCATATTTCAGTGCAGCTTCATTCCTCGGTGGCGGCGGATACGGACTTGTTGCCGGCCTCCCCTGGGTTATCTGGGCAGTATTCTTCCACGTCGCATTTGCGTGTATCGCTTTTCTGGTTGCACCAAAAATATGGGCAGCTTCACAGCAGTACGATGCAAAGACAGTGCCACAACTTCTGGAACGCCGCTATAATTCACAGAAAGGAAAGGTGTTGCTTGCAGCTATAATGCTTTTGATGTACACTGTTTATCTGGTTGCGATCTTCAAAGGATGTGCAAATCTTTTCCAGGGCCTTCTTGGAGTAACCTATGTCCAGGGCCTGATAATAGCTGTAATAATTGTCGCTCTTTATTATGTAATAGGCGGACTTCCTGCAATTCTCTGGATAAGTTTCCTTCAGGGACTCATCATGATCGTTGGTGCTGTATTCCTGTACGGAGGACTTATTTCAAGTGGTAACGGAATGACTGCTATATGGGACGCGATCCCTGCCAACATGCTGAGCATGAGTGGAGCTATGGTTCCATGGCAGAAGACATTTGGAACTGCCTTTGCCATAAGTCTCGGACTTCTGGCATTACCTGACCTGCTTATCATGTTGTTCTCTGCAAAGGACAAGAAAGTTGTACGTTTTGCAGGTATCTACGGGCCTATTTCCATCACAATCTATGCTCTTTGTATCTTCTCACTGGGAATACTGGCATACGGAGCCTTCAGCCAGGAACAGCTTGCTCCTTACATCGCAAACCCTGATGGTCTGGTGCCATTCCTTGCAACGTCACTGCTCCCTACGGGATTTGACAGTATCGTACTGCTTGCAGCGATTTCAGCCGCAATGTCCACAATGAGTGCTATTGTACTTGTTACCACAACATCCCTTACTTCAGACATACTGAAGTACTTTAAACCCGAAACAACCGACGATAAGATACTCAAGATTACAAGGATAGTCGGAGTTGTGATCATTATTGTCTCTGCTTTCTTTGCAATTGATGTGCCACAACTTATCGTACCACTGGTTTCCGCAAGTATGGGAGTTATTGCATGCTGTGTTTTTGTACCACTTTTCTTCGGACTTTACTGGAAACGCGGTACATCAACAGGGTTCATTGCAAGTCTCATTGCAAGTTTTGGCTCAATTGTTCTGTGGCAGCTCTTTGGTAACCCGCTTATCCATCCGGTTTTCATCGGACTTATATGCGGAACCGTGGCTTATCTGGGCGGCAGCCTTGCAAGTTCTGCACCTGCAACCGGAACAGACAATTAA